The following are from one region of the Bradyrhizobium septentrionale genome:
- a CDS encoding helix-turn-helix domain-containing protein, producing MQAQAAPSHEISRHPTSVLRRQPHGCGPFGMIAAPMRFTRNSEIFGEDEAAEYLYQVVSGAVRTYKILEDGRRQIGAFYLPGDIFGFEAGESHISSAEAICETHLLMVKRSAVIVRASHERELTRQLWDGMALELRRFQQHSMLLIGSAEDRVMAFLLDMSRRATKKGAIELPMSRQDVADYLGLTIETVSRTFTQLEQNGVIALPTSRRVELRDGRLSSRYVQNLG from the coding sequence ATGCAGGCCCAGGCCGCACCTTCTCACGAGATCAGCCGACATCCGACTAGCGTCTTGCGCAGGCAGCCGCATGGTTGTGGTCCGTTTGGTATGATTGCGGCACCGATGCGGTTCACTCGCAACAGCGAGATCTTCGGCGAGGATGAGGCAGCTGAATACCTGTATCAAGTGGTGTCAGGTGCTGTGCGAACCTACAAGATTCTGGAGGACGGACGCCGTCAGATCGGTGCATTTTATCTGCCCGGCGACATCTTCGGCTTCGAGGCCGGAGAAAGCCATATCTCTTCGGCCGAGGCGATCTGTGAGACGCATCTGCTGATGGTGAAGCGCTCCGCCGTCATTGTTCGCGCCAGTCACGAGAGGGAGCTCACGCGACAGCTGTGGGACGGTATGGCGCTGGAGCTCCGCCGCTTTCAGCAACATTCAATGCTCCTGATCGGCAGCGCAGAAGATCGGGTGATGGCCTTTCTGCTCGATATGTCTCGCCGCGCTACCAAGAAGGGTGCGATCGAACTTCCCATGTCACGGCAGGATGTTGCCGATTACCTTGGTTTGACCATCGAGACGGTGTCGCGCACCTTTACCCAACTTGAGCAGAATGGCGTTATTGCCCTACCAACCTCACGCCGAGTCGAGCTGCGTGACGGCAGATTATCCAGCCGCTATGTGCAGAACTTGGGTTAA
- a CDS encoding hemerythrin domain-containing protein → MIIDLLLREHRNIDLLLTFLQRELEVFEHGTRPDYEVIRAILSYFEVYPAMYHHPQEDLIFSKLETRDPDAAAIVGNLAHEHQEVVDRLHHAVQAIDGILADRELVRQDVGNIVRDFIVRERHHMMLEERDFFPAAVLALSPQDWTDIASALTDHGDPLFSEAARATSDALRAHILELEQEAEAERSSVALSSGMAGSPLHGLTRDG, encoded by the coding sequence ATGATCATCGATCTGTTGCTTCGAGAGCATCGCAATATTGATCTTCTTCTGACTTTCCTCCAACGCGAATTGGAGGTTTTCGAGCATGGGACCCGTCCGGACTATGAGGTCATTCGCGCGATCCTCAGCTACTTCGAGGTTTACCCGGCGATGTACCATCATCCTCAAGAAGACTTGATTTTCTCAAAGCTCGAGACTCGCGATCCGGATGCGGCTGCGATCGTCGGCAATCTCGCACATGAACACCAGGAAGTCGTCGACCGTCTGCACCACGCCGTTCAAGCTATTGATGGGATCCTCGCGGATCGTGAACTCGTTCGGCAAGACGTCGGCAATATCGTACGCGACTTTATCGTACGCGAGCGGCACCACATGATGTTGGAAGAACGAGATTTCTTTCCCGCCGCCGTTCTGGCTCTATCCCCTCAGGATTGGACCGACATCGCTTCTGCTCTCACCGATCATGGTGATCCCCTATTCAGCGAAGCAGCAAGGGCGACCTCCGATGCGCTAAGAGCGCATATCCTAGAATTGGAGCAAGAAGCTGAAGCCGAACGGAGTTCGGTCGCTCTTTCCTCCGGAATGGCCGGCAGCCCGCTACATGGCCTCACGAGGGACGGCTAA